The stretch of DNA TTGAGATTGTGCCGGTTACAACTGCGGATGACCAAAAGATTGGAAGCGGAAAGCCAGGCGACATAACGAAAAAAATCTACGAAGCGTTTATGAAACGAGTTTAAAACAAAGGCCCTTTAACAGAGGGCTTTTTTATTTTTGTGCAGAATTTTCTGTAAAAAATCTATTCAACTTTCTCTGTCTGTGCCATAATAAGAAATATTATTTATTGATTGCATTATTTTTTAAAAATATTTTTAAAGGAGGATGCAATATGAATGATCAAAAACTAAAGATTAATGGTGAACGTCTGCAGGAATCACTTGAAACGTTTGCCGGGTTTGGCCGGACAGCCCGAAACGGTGTGACACGGCTCGCTTTATCGGAAGAAGACCGCCTTGCACGCAATTATTTTCGCACATGCTGTGAAGAGATGGGCCTTTCTTTATCGGTGGACGATATGGGCAACATGTATGGGATGCTCCCGGGCCGTGAAAACAAACCGCCGGTTGTCATGGGTTCTCACCTTGACTCTGTTAAAGGCGGCGGACGCTTTGACGGTGTGCTTGGTGTAGCAGCGGGGCTTGAAGTCATGCGGACTTTAACAGAACACGGTGTAAAGCCAAGTGTGCCGGTTGTCGTCATGAATGTGACCAATGAAGAAGGCGCCCGCTTTGAACCGTCGATGATGTCCTCCGGTGTGCTTTCCGGAAAGTTTAACAAAGAAGAAATGATAGCCAAAAAAGATGTAGAAGGCATCACGTTTGCAGAAGCATTGCGATCGATTGGTTATGAAGGCAAAGTGGAAAACAGGATGAAAGAAGCGGCAGCTTTCTTGGAATTGCATATTGAGCAGGGGCCGATTTTAGAAAGAGAGAAGCTGTCGATTGGCATCGTTGAATGTGTGCTCGGTATGGTCTGTTATGAAATTGAGGTAGCAGGTGAATCGGACCACGCTGGCACCACGCCGATGTCGATGCGCAGCGATGCCTTGTTTGCGGCAGTGGATTTAATTAAAGAAGCGAGAGAAAAGCTCGCTGCGCTTGGTGACGACCTCGTTTATACGATTGGGCGGATGAACGTGTCGCCGAACATTCACACAGTCATTCCGAACAAAGTGGTTTTTTCATTGGAAGCACGGCATACTTCCGCGGAAAAGATTCAAAAAGTAGAGGACATCATTCGGGAGATGCAGGGGTCTGCCGAAAGAGCAGCATGCAATGTAAAAGTTCAAAAATTGTGGGGACGTGAGACGGTCTGGTTTGAGCCGGCGCTCTGCGATGCTTTTGAGCAGTCGGCTGCTTTACTCGGTTTTTCTCATAAGCGGATGGTGAGCGGAGCAGGGCATGATGCGCAGTTCATGGCTTCTTACATTCCGTCGGCGATGATTTTTGTGCCGAGCGTAAATGGGAAAAGCCACGATGAAGACGAATTAACGTCCTGGGAAGACTGTGAAAGAGGCGTGAATGTGCTGCTTGAAACGGTCCTCACTTTGATCTGAAAAAGGGGCTCGATCATTTATAATGATCGAGCCCCAGGCTGTTGAAAAACGCCCGCTTTCGGCGTCACTGGCTGTCTGTGAATGCTCATGACCCCGAAAAGGTCACTCCGCTTCCCAGCCAGCTGCGTTCCTGGAAAGGCAGGCGCTTTCAATCAGCCTGCTTTCTAACTTTGTCTATACCCTAAGGCTCGGTCATTTATAGTGATCGAGTCCTTTTTTAAAGATTTCTAAAATGATGTCATGCTGGGTTTTGCTCATCACATGCTGGCGAATTTCATTCAGCTCGGCAACGAGGCCGGCATCTAAATGCAGGTTGACGGTTTTTCCTTTGTCGGCCTGCTGCACATCAAAGCCGCCTTCACGTTTTTTCACCTGTCCTTCAAGCACGGTAATGTCGCCAAAAGGAACACTGTCCGGCACTTGAATCATACTGCCTTCAAAAAAGATCTCTTTGGCATCTTCTGAAAAAGAAATGGCCAGCGAATGCCCGCTGTCACGGTTTTCATCCCGGATAAGCCGCGCTTTTCCCTGGTTGTCTCGTGTATTTTGAATGGAAATTTTGGCCTTCACGTTACACCTCTTCCCCTCGCAAGCAGGATTCTTTAACCCCTTTTTGTATAGTAAAGGTTGATTCTATCTGCACTGTATAATGAAACTCCCCTTGTTGAAGAACGGAATCCATCACCATCGCACGCTCCGATCCAATCCATACCTGGTCCAGCACCTCAAAAGCAGGGGCCAAATAGCCTTTTTCAAACAAGAAATGATACACACTTTCTTTCGGATAGATAAACCGCTTCTTGCCCTGTTTTGTGCGGAGCGCCGGGAATGCCTGCTTTTCATCCAGCACCTCGCCAAGATAGCCTTCATCTGCCCATCTTTTAATTGTAGACATATTTAATTCACGACCCGTGTGCTGCCGGATGAGCTCGATGATTTCTTTGGATGAGACGAACTGTTTACGCTCTTCTTCCTGCTCGGAAACAGCCGCCAGCTGGCCGCGAAGCTGTTCAAGCTGGGACTCATATTCATTGATTCGCTGCTCCAATTCGTTCCTGTTCACATGTGTCACTTCTTCCGTTGGTATTCTCTTCATCCTACACTAAAATAAAGTTCGTTTGTCAGAAAATATACCAAAAATGATGTGTGCGTTTTTTGTTTGCTGTATAAATATTTTAAGGTGCAATCAATAAATAATCAATAGACAGAAAACATGCAAGGGGGGAACGAACGATGCACATGAATCGAATGAAGAACCGTTCTGTTTCACTAACGGACCTGTCTCAAAATTTTCTCGAAATTGAACCTGATTTAACGGCCAAGGAAGCAACGGATGAAGCAAATCGCTGCTTGTATTGCTATGACGCACCTTGTATTACAGCTTGTCCAACCTCGATCAACATTCCGTCGTTTATTAAAAAAATTGCTTCAGGCAATTTGAAAGGATCGGCCAAAGTGATTATGGAAGCCAATCCGGTCGGGGCAAGCTGTGCGCGTGTTTGTCCGACAGAAGAATTGTGTGAAGGTGCCTGTGTCCTTAACCACGCGTCACAGCCAATTATGATCGGCAACCTCCAGCGGCATGCCACTAACTGGGCGATACATAATCACGCGCAGCTGTTTAAGGCAGGAGAGAAAAATGGAAAGTCGGCCGCAATTATCGGCGGCGGTCCGGCGGGGCTGTCCGCAGCGCGTGAACTGGCGCGCCTTGGATTTGAAGTTACCATTTTCGAAGCGAAGGAAAAAGCGGGCGGCCTTGATACTCATGGCATCGTATCCTTCCGTCTTCCGCAGCGCGTATCCATGTGGGAGGTCGAGCAGGTGGAGAGCCTGGGCGTTACCATTCGTACAAACACCATTGTCGGCCGCGATATCAGTCCGGAAGACATTTTGGAGAGCTATGATGCTGTGGTGCTCGCGGTTGGAATGGCCAGTGTTCCGCCTATCGGCATCCAGGGAGAAGGGGCCAAAGGCGTTTACGATGCGATTGAATTTGTAGAATCGACAAAAATACCGCCGATGGATACCCATTTGATCGGAAAGAAGGTAGTCGTCATTGGTGCTGGCAACACGGCGATTGATGCAGCGACATGCTCGGTCCGGCTCGGTGCCGCCGATGTGAAAATGCTGTATCGGCGAACTGAAGCCGAAATGACCGCTTATGAATTTGAGTACGAATTTGCCAAGCAGGAAGGAGTGGAGTTCCGCTGGCTTACACAGCCGGTTGGAATTGTACAGGATGAGAAGGGGGCAGTTAAAGGCGTAACGTGCATCCGAATGGAGCTTGGCGCTGCTGATGAATCCGGCCGCCGCCGGCCCGTACCGGTTGAGGGTTCCGAGTTTACCGTCGAAGCGGACGCGGTCATTCGTGCGATTGGGCAGAAGCGTTATACCGGCTTGATTGAAGCATTTGGGTTAACTCATAAATGGGGCACCGTGAAA from Domibacillus sp. DTU_2020_1001157_1_SI_ALB_TIR_016 encodes:
- a CDS encoding Zn-dependent hydrolase yields the protein MNDQKLKINGERLQESLETFAGFGRTARNGVTRLALSEEDRLARNYFRTCCEEMGLSLSVDDMGNMYGMLPGRENKPPVVMGSHLDSVKGGGRFDGVLGVAAGLEVMRTLTEHGVKPSVPVVVMNVTNEEGARFEPSMMSSGVLSGKFNKEEMIAKKDVEGITFAEALRSIGYEGKVENRMKEAAAFLELHIEQGPILEREKLSIGIVECVLGMVCYEIEVAGESDHAGTTPMSMRSDALFAAVDLIKEAREKLAALGDDLVYTIGRMNVSPNIHTVIPNKVVFSLEARHTSAEKIQKVEDIIREMQGSAERAACNVKVQKLWGRETVWFEPALCDAFEQSAALLGFSHKRMVSGAGHDAQFMASYIPSAMIFVPSVNGKSHDEDELTSWEDCERGVNVLLETVLTLI
- a CDS encoding NAD(P)-dependent oxidoreductase, giving the protein MNRMKNRSVSLTDLSQNFLEIEPDLTAKEATDEANRCLYCYDAPCITACPTSINIPSFIKKIASGNLKGSAKVIMEANPVGASCARVCPTEELCEGACVLNHASQPIMIGNLQRHATNWAIHNHAQLFKAGEKNGKSAAIIGGGPAGLSAARELARLGFEVTIFEAKEKAGGLDTHGIVSFRLPQRVSMWEVEQVESLGVTIRTNTIVGRDISPEDILESYDAVVLAVGMASVPPIGIQGEGAKGVYDAIEFVESTKIPPMDTHLIGKKVVVIGAGNTAIDAATCSVRLGAADVKMLYRRTEAEMTAYEFEYEFAKQEGVEFRWLTQPVGIVQDEKGAVKGVTCIRMELGAADESGRRRPVPVEGSEFTVEADAVIRAIGQKRYTGLIEAFGLTHKWGTVKVDLDTLQTSNPKVYAAGDVIFGDGQGDAMVVTAAEQGKRAAYSIYKQLVGSGMAQTS